A stretch of Lujinxingia sediminis DNA encodes these proteins:
- a CDS encoding type II TA system antitoxin MqsA family protein, which produces MNCLECNAPMNQHTGEVPYHALPGTLLRGVTHRTCPSCGASEVDIPRIAELNRTIARALICQRARLSGPQVRFLRKHLGLSGTDVAARMGVSKATVSRWESNKQHISPGHDRLLRLMVAYEEPIENYAEHLASVAQEDAGATDLTINLWESDQRWHRSEPVRG; this is translated from the coding sequence ATGAACTGCCTTGAATGCAACGCCCCCATGAACCAACACACTGGCGAGGTCCCCTACCACGCCCTCCCCGGCACCCTGCTGCGCGGCGTCACCCACCGCACCTGCCCCTCCTGCGGCGCCTCCGAGGTCGACATCCCCCGCATCGCCGAGCTCAACCGCACCATCGCCCGCGCCCTCATCTGCCAGCGCGCGCGCCTCAGCGGCCCCCAGGTCCGCTTCTTGCGGAAACACCTCGGTCTCTCCGGCACCGACGTCGCCGCCCGCATGGGCGTCAGCAAAGCCACCGTCTCCCGCTGGGAAAGCAACAAACAACACATCAGCCCGGGCCACGACCGCCTTCTCCGCCTGATGGTCGCCTACGAAGAGCCCATCGAAAACTACGCCGAGCACCTCGCCAGCGTCGCGCAAGAAGACGCTGGTGCCACCGACCTCACCATCAACCTCTGGGAAAGTGACCAGCGCTGGCATCGCAGCGAGCCGGTCCGCGGCTAA